DNA sequence from the Centropristis striata isolate RG_2023a ecotype Rhode Island chromosome 17, C.striata_1.0, whole genome shotgun sequence genome:
tacaaaaagacacaacaacagacacaaaatgaccaaaaaagacacaaaaagacacaaaaaaagacacgaaaaggattcaaaaatggacaaaatagtcccagactccatagagttaaaatgtaaagaggtaCTCTTAGTGTGCTTTTTGGCACAGAGGCATCACTTCTGGCCACAGCTTTCACTCTTCCAGGTTGCTTCTCCACCAGCCTCACTGAGAGCCACACATATCTTCATCTTTAGCAGCGTGCTGAGGCACTGGTGGTACTGGACGTTGGCCAGCACGCGGCTGTGCTGCTCCGTGTTCATCCAGCGCGGCTTTCCTTTCTTGATGTAATATCGCATGTCGCTGAACCACTGAACCAGCATGTCTCGGGGGATGTCGATGGCCGCGGCCAGGCGGCTGTAGCCCGCCCCGTCTGGATACTGGCAGTACAGGAACGCCACCTTCATCATGGCCAGCTTCGTCCGCGTCCACATCTTTGTGTTGTGGCGGATCTTAGTGAAGAGTCTGCAGGAGTCTAACACGTGAGAGATCTGCTGCTGGGTGACCACGGGGGAACCGTACGCAACGATGACATCACTGAGCACCTCTATGAACTTCAGCCTGTCCACATCACTGATGGCATTATCATGGCTGGTTGACTCTGTGTGCACGCCTGGAACACTTTTCAGCAGTTTTGTGTGGTTTTCGGAGAGCTGAGGCCCCTCAGAGAGCTGAGGCCCCTCAGAGAGCTGAGTCTGAGACTGGGGGATGAGTGGAAGACTTGCATCCAGCAGCTCATCAGGCACCACAAAGCTGCTGTAAGCAGACGACGATAATTCCTTCTTTGCTTTCTTCATCATTCTGGTGAAAGGTCTTGTCTCCGTCTGAGCGGATTTCTGCCACTCCATTCCACCTTCATCACTTCTTATTCCTTCTTCTCCTGCTTCtccttgtttctttttcttatttcccATCTTGTCCGTCGCTGTCATCCTTTTCCGCTTCCGAGTATTCCTTTTGACTTCATCtactttcctctccttttcttttttcattggTTGCTCCAGCTTAATTTTTCCCTCCACTTCCTCATCCGAGCTGACATTTTCTCCCATCATCCTCCCCTCTCTGGTGCTCCGTTCCTCCCCAACGTCTCCTGCTGTCTTCCCACCACGATCTTTCACATCTTTGTGAttcattttgcatttctttttctctcctctatcctcttTTACCTCATTATCCTCCATCTTTTTCTGCAGGCTGTCCTTTCCCGGACTGGGCTTGAACTTCCTCCGAACCATGCGGATGTCTTTACAGTCCCAGCTGATGCCGCAGCGCAGCCTCT
Encoded proteins:
- the homezb gene encoding homeobox and leucine zipper encoding b → MRHKVNGGLNRLGQKTPSAPGKTSGLNKAPMAFSLNQSSAVVLPVLSDSQQLVWVYSNEIDLQMDGAAEMNEAFERFPYLSQKQTNALAQRCSLHPDQVKVWFMLQRLRCGISWDCKDIRMVRRKFKPSPGKDSLQKKMEDNEVKEDRGEKKKCKMNHKDVKDRGGKTAGDVGEERSTREGRMMGENVSSDEEVEGKIKLEQPMKKEKERKVDEVKRNTRKRKRMTATDKMGNKKKKQGEAGEEGIRSDEGGMEWQKSAQTETRPFTRMMKKAKKELSSSAYSSFVVPDELLDASLPLIPQSQTQLSEGPQLSEGPQLSENHTKLLKSVPGVHTESTSHDNAISDVDRLKFIEVLSDVIVAYGSPVVTQQQISHVLDSCRLFTKIRHNTKMWTRTKLAMMKVAFLYCQYPDGAGYSRLAAAIDIPRDMLVQWFSDMRYYIKKGKPRWMNTEQHSRVLANVQYHQCLSTLLKMKICVALSEAGGEATWKSESCGQK